Proteins co-encoded in one Nitratireductor kimnyeongensis genomic window:
- a CDS encoding PhoH family protein, whose product MAHIVLTFDDNKLASALYGPFDENLAQIEQRLGVDIRSKGNQLTVKGESVAAAQARRALDYLYDLLQKGTELAPSDVDGAVRLAIAADEQLTFPTMESKGKLAAAQISTRKRTVHARSANQDAYMRALERSELVFGIGPAGTGKTFLAVAYAAMLLERGAVDRIILSRPAVEAGERLGFLPGDMREKVDPYLRPLYDALYDMIPTEKVERALAADVIEIAPLAFMRGRTLANSVVILDEAQNTTPMQMKMFLTRLGENARMIVTGDPSQIDLPPNTKSGLVEALEVLGDVPGIVTVRFDEKDVVRHPLVAAIVRAYDKKARG is encoded by the coding sequence ATGGCACACATCGTGCTGACCTTCGATGACAACAAGCTGGCCAGCGCCCTTTACGGGCCCTTTGACGAGAATCTGGCCCAGATCGAGCAGCGGCTCGGCGTCGATATTCGCTCCAAGGGCAATCAGCTCACCGTCAAGGGGGAGAGCGTTGCCGCCGCACAGGCGCGCCGCGCACTCGATTATCTCTATGATCTCCTTCAAAAGGGGACAGAGCTTGCCCCCTCCGATGTGGATGGCGCCGTGCGGCTGGCCATCGCCGCCGATGAACAGCTCACCTTCCCGACCATGGAGAGCAAGGGAAAGCTCGCCGCGGCACAGATTTCCACGCGCAAGCGCACCGTTCATGCGCGCTCGGCCAACCAGGACGCCTATATGCGGGCGCTGGAGCGCTCGGAGCTCGTCTTCGGCATCGGCCCCGCCGGTACGGGCAAGACCTTCCTTGCCGTCGCTTATGCCGCGATGCTTTTGGAACGGGGGGCGGTGGATCGCATCATCCTGTCGCGTCCGGCGGTTGAAGCGGGCGAGCGGCTTGGCTTTTTGCCCGGAGACATGCGCGAGAAGGTCGATCCCTATCTGCGCCCGCTCTACGACGCTCTCTACGACATGATCCCGACCGAAAAGGTCGAGCGGGCGCTGGCGGCAGACGTGATCGAAATCGCGCCGCTTGCCTTCATGCGCGGACGCACACTGGCGAATTCAGTGGTAATCCTCGATGAGGCGCAGAACACCACGCCGATGCAGATGAAAATGTTTCTGACGCGGCTTGGCGAGAATGCCCGCATGATCGTCACCGGTGACCCAAGCCAGATCGATCTCCCGCCCAATACCAAGTCTGGCCTGGTCGAAGCGCTTGAGGTGCTGGGAGATGTGCCCGGCATTGTCACCGTCCGCTTCGACGAGAAGGACGTGGTGCGCCATCCGCTGGTGGCTGCGATTGTCCGGGCCTATGACAAGAAGGCGCGGGGCTGA